From Polyodon spathula isolate WHYD16114869_AA chromosome 26, ASM1765450v1, whole genome shotgun sequence, one genomic window encodes:
- the LOC121300573 gene encoding MARVEL domain-containing protein 2-like, with translation MTSEDLPSYSRATQSQRRLVTYLDHDLDKPLTFQRQVLPSQFLKQDCDSDSSEALPLPSTPPVGDVNSSESRGTARKLIPQSWGNFFRKWKKGSHSQQDSSENFLPDGSGSTPPLSPLMDRRNFGEHGAKLDTWGSSVSKELLPPFPDSYTVDYDQETPSVFRDPFKPSADSIHPAEYYAEKMEVYQQKYSYMKSWPGLLRLLAGIELIFGGMVFACVCANIQKDSQWYNIYGYQAQSYSYGGYYGGPGGYSYNGPMTPFVLVVVSLAWLMTVILLVLGLTMYYRTILLDSHWWPLTEFVINLVMFLLYMAAGIVYINDMNRGGMCYLTLGNNPLMSNFCRVEGSQMAGTAFLFINMLMYLISGIVCLKMWRHEADRRHAAVFGYEPPPSPARSRSKRIVFEDELSHAGRATKQIHFSEEGDNQAALNRSIPVPKPHVIPDYIIKYTEIHSPEDREQYKAVFNDVYPEYKELHVDIQAMQRKFTQLDAMMSKLLHNTNNPQEHERIKRLLKEYQKKKNDSVVMEKKERCEYLKEKLSHIKGRIQEFDRKNMGGSAAQSL, from the exons ATGACTTCGGAAGACCTACCTTCTTACTCCAGGGCCACTCAGAGTCAGAGGAGGCTAGTTACCTACCTGGACCATGACCTGGATAAACCTTTAACCTTCCAAAGGCAAGTTTTGCCCTCACAGTTTTTAAAGCAGGATTGTGACAGTGATTCCAGCGAGGCCCTCCCTCTCCCGAGCACCCCCCCAGTCGGGGATGTGAACAGCTCCGAATCCAGAGGAACAGCCAGAAAACTGATACCACAATCCTGGGGCAACTTCTTCAGGAAGTGGAAGAAGGGAAGCCATTCCCAGCAGGATTCTTCTGAGAACTTCCTGCCAGACGGAAGTGGGAGTACCCCCCCGTTAAGCCCTCTAATGGACCGCAGGAACTTTGGGGAGCACGGGGCCAAGCTGGACACCTGGGGGTCAAGCGTGTCGAAAGAACTTCTGCCTCCCTTCCCGGATAGCTACACCGTGGACTACGACCAGGAGACCCCTTCGGTCTTCAGAGACCCCTTCAAGCCCTCTGCAGACAGCATCCATCCGGCAGAGTATTACGCAGAGAAGATGGAGGTCTACCAGCAGAAATATTCCTACATGAAGTCCTGGCCTGGGCTGCTCAGATTGTTGGCTGGGATTGAGCTGATCTTCGGAGGCATGGTGTTTGCCTGTGTCTGTGCCAACATCCAAAAAGACAGCCAATGGTACAACATATATGGCTACCAAGCCCAAAGTTACAGCTATGGAGGGTATTATGGAGGACCAGGGGGGTACAGTTATAATGGGCCCATGACCCCCTTTGTGTTGGTGGTGGTCAGTCTGGCTTGGCTTATGACGGTCATTCTGTTAGTGCTGGGGTTGACCATGTACTACAGGACCATCCTTCTGGACTCCCACTGGTGGCCTCTAACGGAGTTTGTGATCAACCTGGTGATGTTCCTCTTGTACATGGCAGCAGGGATCGTGTACATCAATGACATGAACCGCGGGGGGATGTGCTACCTAACCCTCGGAAACAACCCGCTGATGTCCAACTTCTGCAGGGTGGAAGGGAGCCAGATGGCCGGCACTGCCTTCCTGTTCATCAACATGCTGATGTATCTAATCAGTGGCATCGTCTGTCTGAAGATGTGGAGACACGAGGCCGACAGGAGGCATGCTGCGGTGTTTGGATACGAG CCGCCCCCGTCTCCTGCCAGATCCAGATCCAAAAGGATCGTGTTCGAGGACGAGCTGAGCCACGCTGGACGAGCCACCAAACAGATCCACTTCTCCGAGGAGGGAGACAACCAGGCCGCCCTCAACCGGTCCATCCCCGTCCCCAAACCCCACGTCATCCCGGACTACATCAT TAAATACACAGAGATCCATTCCCCAGAGGACCGGGAGCAGTACAAGGCAGTCTTCAATGATGTGTACCCTGAGTACAAAGAGCTGCATGTCGATATTCAGGCCATGCAGAGGAAATTCACTCAGCTGGATGCCATGATGAGCAAGCTTCTACACAACACAAACAACCCCCAA GAGCACGAGAGAATCAAGAGGTTACTGAAGGAGTACCAGAAGAAAAAGAAT GACTCTGTTGTGATGGAGAAAAAGGAACGCTGTGAATACTTGAAGGAAAAGCTGAGCCACATCAAGGGGCGGATCCAGGAGTTCGATAGGAAGAACATGGGAGGCAGTGCCGCGCAGTCACTGTGA